The proteins below are encoded in one region of Mycobacterium shinjukuense:
- a CDS encoding acetyl/propionyl/methylcrotonyl-CoA carboxylase subunit alpha — protein sequence MASHASSRISKVLVANRGEIAVRVIRAARDAGLSSVAVYAEPDAESPHVRLADEAFALGGQTSAESYLDFEKILDAAAKSGANAIHPGYGFLAENADFAQAVIDAGLIWIGPSPQSIRDLGDKVTARHIAARAQAPLVPGTPDPVKDADEVVAFAKEYGLPIAIKAAHGGGGKGMKVARTIDEIPELYESAVREATAAFGRGECFVERYLDKPRHVEAQVIADQHGNVVVAGTRDCSLQRRYQKLVEEAPAPFLSDFQRKEIHDSAKRICREAHYHGAGTVEYLVGQDGLISFLEVNTRLQVEHPVTEETAGIDLVLQQFKIANGEKLDITEDPTPRGHAIEFRINGEDAGRNFLPAPGPVTKFHPPSGPGVRVDAGVETGSVIGGQFDSMLAKLIVYGADRQQALARARRALDEFEVEGLATVIPFHRAVVSDPAFIGDDNGFSVHTRWIETEWNNTVEPFTGGERLDEDDARPRQKVVVEIDGRRVEVSLPADLALSNGSGDPAGVIRRKPRPRRRGAHTGAAASGDAVTAPMQGTVVKVAVEEGQEVTVGDLVVVLEAMKMENPVTAHKDGVITGLAVEAGAAITQGTVLAEIK from the coding sequence GTGGCTAGTCACGCCAGCTCGAGGATCTCCAAGGTGCTCGTCGCCAATCGCGGTGAGATCGCGGTCCGGGTGATCCGCGCGGCCCGCGACGCCGGCCTGTCCAGCGTGGCGGTGTACGCCGAACCCGACGCCGAGTCGCCCCACGTGCGGCTGGCCGACGAAGCGTTCGCGCTGGGCGGTCAAACCTCGGCCGAGTCCTACCTGGACTTCGAAAAGATCCTCGACGCCGCGGCCAAGTCCGGCGCCAACGCCATCCACCCCGGCTACGGGTTCTTGGCGGAAAACGCCGACTTCGCCCAGGCCGTCATCGACGCCGGCCTGATCTGGATCGGACCCAGCCCGCAGTCGATCCGCGACCTCGGCGACAAGGTCACCGCCCGACACATCGCCGCCCGCGCGCAGGCTCCGCTGGTGCCCGGCACCCCGGATCCGGTCAAGGACGCCGACGAGGTGGTGGCCTTCGCCAAGGAGTACGGCCTGCCGATCGCGATCAAGGCCGCCCACGGCGGCGGCGGCAAGGGGATGAAGGTGGCCCGCACCATCGACGAGATTCCCGAGCTGTACGAGTCGGCGGTCCGCGAGGCGACGGCCGCATTCGGCCGCGGTGAGTGTTTCGTGGAGCGCTACCTCGACAAACCCCGCCACGTCGAGGCGCAGGTGATCGCCGACCAGCACGGCAACGTCGTCGTCGCCGGCACCCGCGACTGCTCACTGCAGCGTCGTTACCAGAAGCTGGTCGAGGAGGCGCCCGCGCCGTTCCTGAGCGACTTTCAGCGCAAGGAGATCCACGACTCGGCCAAACGGATCTGTCGAGAGGCCCACTACCACGGCGCCGGAACCGTCGAATACCTGGTCGGCCAGGACGGGCTGATCTCGTTCCTGGAGGTCAACACCCGTCTGCAGGTCGAACACCCGGTCACCGAGGAAACCGCGGGCATCGACCTGGTCTTGCAGCAGTTCAAGATCGCCAACGGGGAGAAGCTGGACATCACCGAGGACCCCACCCCCCGCGGGCACGCCATCGAGTTCCGGATCAACGGTGAGGACGCCGGGCGCAACTTCCTGCCCGCCCCCGGCCCGGTGACCAAGTTCCACCCGCCGTCCGGCCCTGGTGTGCGGGTGGACGCCGGTGTCGAGACCGGCTCGGTGATCGGCGGCCAGTTCGACTCGATGCTGGCCAAGCTGATCGTGTACGGCGCCGACCGCCAGCAGGCCCTGGCCAGGGCCCGGCGCGCGCTGGACGAATTCGAGGTGGAAGGCCTGGCCACCGTCATCCCCTTCCACCGTGCCGTGGTGTCCGACCCGGCGTTCATCGGCGACGACAACGGCTTCTCGGTGCACACCCGCTGGATCGAAACCGAGTGGAACAACACGGTCGAACCGTTCACCGGCGGCGAACGCCTCGACGAAGACGACGCCCGGCCGCGGCAGAAGGTGGTGGTCGAGATCGACGGCCGCCGGGTCGAGGTTTCGCTGCCGGCCGATCTGGCGCTGTCCAACGGCTCGGGCGATCCCGCCGGTGTCATCCGCCGCAAGCCCAGGCCGCGCAGACGAGGGGCCCACACGGGCGCGGCGGCCTCCGGCGACGCGGTGACCGCGCCCATGCAGGGCACCGTGGTCAAGGTTGCGGTCGAGGAAGGACAGGAGGTCACCGTCGGCGACTTGGTGGTGGTGCTGGAAGCGATGAAGATGGAGAATCCGGTCACCGCGCACAAGGATGGCGTCATCACTGGGTTGGCGGTGGAGGCCGGGGCGGCCATCACCCAGGGCACGGTGCTCGCCGAGATCAAGTAG
- a CDS encoding RNA polymerase sigma factor SigF: protein MTAHAAGGCESRPNEYADVPAMFRELAGFAAGSAEFVRHRDKIVKRCLPLADHIARRFEGRGEPRDDLIQVARVGLVNAVLRFDVETGSDFVSFAVPTIMGEVRRHFRDNSWSVKVPRRLKELHLRLGAASAELSQRLGRAPTATELAAELGMDRAEVVEGLVAGTSYNTLSIDSGSGNEDGEVRVIADTLGEVDAGLERIENREALRPALEALPERERMVLVLRFFESMTQTQIAERVGISQMHVSRLLAKSLAQLRDQLL from the coding sequence GTGACAGCGCATGCTGCCGGCGGCTGCGAATCGCGACCTAACGAATACGCCGATGTGCCGGCCATGTTCCGTGAGCTGGCCGGTTTCGCCGCCGGCTCAGCCGAATTCGTGCGCCACCGCGACAAGATCGTTAAGCGGTGCCTGCCGTTGGCCGATCACATCGCCAGGCGGTTCGAGGGCCGTGGCGAACCGCGTGACGACCTGATTCAGGTCGCCCGGGTTGGATTGGTCAACGCCGTGCTCCGCTTCGACGTCGAGACCGGCTCGGATTTCGTCTCGTTCGCGGTGCCCACGATCATGGGAGAGGTCCGGCGGCACTTCCGCGACAACAGCTGGTCGGTCAAGGTCCCGCGGCGCCTGAAGGAACTACACCTACGGCTGGGCGCCGCCAGCGCCGAGTTGTCGCAACGGCTGGGTCGTGCGCCCACCGCGACCGAGCTCGCCGCCGAACTCGGTATGGACCGCGCCGAGGTGGTAGAAGGCCTGGTGGCGGGGACCTCTTACAACACCTTGTCCATCGACAGTGGTAGCGGCAACGAAGACGGCGAGGTTCGTGTCATCGCGGACACGCTGGGCGAGGTCGACGCTGGCCTGGAGCGGATCGAGAATCGCGAGGCGCTTCGTCCGGCGCTCGAGGCGCTGCCCGAACGAGAACGAATGGTGTTGGTGCTCAGGTTTTTCGAGTCGATGACACAAACACAGATCGCCGAGCGGGTCGGCATCTCACAGATGCACGTGTCGCGGCTGCTGGCGAAATCGCTGGCACAGCTGCGCGACCAGTTGTTATGA
- a CDS encoding anti-sigma factor, producing MTDAEPRAHGRPRGHRAVEFHVAARLENLAMLRTLVGAIGTFEDLDFDAVADLRLAVDEVCTRLIRSAIPGATLTLVVDPGDDELVVEAFAVCNTHDVLAPGSFSWHVLTSLADDVRTFHDGRQSDGGGGVFGITLTAKRATPSR from the coding sequence ATGACCGATGCGGAGCCGCGCGCTCACGGGCGCCCACGGGGTCACCGCGCCGTCGAGTTCCATGTCGCTGCGCGGTTGGAGAACCTCGCGATGCTGCGCACCCTGGTCGGTGCCATCGGCACCTTCGAGGACCTGGATTTCGACGCCGTGGCGGATCTGCGGCTGGCGGTGGACGAGGTGTGCACCCGGTTGATCCGCTCGGCCATCCCGGGCGCCACGCTCACCCTGGTGGTCGATCCTGGCGATGACGAACTCGTGGTGGAGGCCTTCGCGGTGTGTAACACCCACGATGTGCTGGCGCCGGGCAGCTTCAGCTGGCATGTGTTGACATCCCTGGCCGACGATGTGCGGACCTTTCACGACGGTCGCCAGAGCGATGGCGGCGGCGGTGTCTTCGGGATCACCTTGACGGCCAAGCGGGCGACGCCCAGTAGGTGA
- a CDS encoding DNA-binding protein: MTKSRNPADYVIGPDVEVSDVDLHQEEIYVDGERLTDERVEQMASESVRLARERDANLIPGGKSLSGGSEHSPAVQVVVSKATHAKLKELARSRKMSVSKLLRPVLDEFVQRENME; the protein is encoded by the coding sequence ATGACGAAGTCACGCAACCCCGCCGACTACGTGATCGGACCTGACGTCGAGGTGTCCGACGTCGATCTCCACCAAGAGGAGATCTACGTCGATGGCGAGCGGCTGACGGATGAGCGCGTGGAGCAGATGGCGTCGGAGTCGGTGCGGCTGGCGCGCGAGCGAGACGCCAACCTGATCCCTGGCGGCAAGTCTCTATCCGGCGGCTCCGAGCACTCGCCCGCTGTGCAGGTAGTCGTTTCGAAGGCTACGCACGCCAAACTCAAGGAGCTGGCGCGCAGCCGCAAGATGAGCGTATCCAAGCTGCTGCGTCCCGTGCTCGACGAGTTTGTACAGCGAGAGAATATGGAATGA
- a CDS encoding phage holin family protein, which yields MRQSLLRGVVFLGAWAIGLLVAAWVVPGVSVSVSGLVVATVLFSVTQMMLSLLILKLPRAYASLLLGGTGLALTLVGLSLASVLTHGLTIDGVTSWLAATLVVWLVTTVGAISVPEALFRGEAGAT from the coding sequence ATGAGGCAAAGTCTGCTGCGGGGAGTCGTGTTTCTGGGAGCGTGGGCGATCGGACTGCTGGTGGCGGCATGGGTTGTCCCCGGTGTTTCGGTGTCGGTCTCGGGGTTGGTCGTCGCCACCGTGTTGTTCTCGGTAACGCAGATGATGCTGTCTCTGTTGATCTTGAAGTTGCCCCGTGCCTACGCGTCGCTGCTGCTCGGGGGTACCGGCCTGGCGCTGACCCTGGTCGGACTGAGTCTCGCCTCAGTATTGACCCACGGGCTCACTATTGACGGCGTCACGTCCTGGCTTGCCGCAACGCTTGTCGTGTGGCTGGTGACAACGGTTGGGGCGATTTCGGTTCCCGAGGCCTTGTTTCGCGGTGAGGCCGGCGCGACCTGA
- the usfY gene encoding protein UsfY translates to MGDTHHDPTDHCRTTQPHAGITMKDNFFWPGFILLAVALFGMVGTAAAAAYRHYEWLATTGLIAVLATVAGALWFVVERRRVARIDEQWHATHPDSRPRQHA, encoded by the coding sequence ATGGGAGATACGCATCACGATCCGACGGATCATTGCCGCACCACCCAACCGCACGCCGGTATCACGATGAAGGACAACTTCTTCTGGCCTGGGTTCATCCTGCTCGCCGTCGCGTTGTTCGGGATGGTCGGTACCGCGGCAGCCGCCGCCTACCGACATTACGAGTGGCTCGCCACGACGGGGCTCATCGCAGTGCTCGCGACGGTCGCCGGCGCGCTCTGGTTCGTCGTGGAGCGTCGCCGCGTGGCCCGCATCGACGAGCAGTGGCACGCCACCCACCCGGACAGCCGGCCGCGCCAGCACGCGTAA
- the lat gene encoding L-lysine 6-transaminase, with product MIAAAESAALADRQLTPDRVPEVLARSVLMDGFDLVLDLARSAGSYLVDARTGRRYLDMFTFVGSAALGMNHPGLADDEEFRVELLQAALNKPSNSDVRSVAMARFVDTFVRVLGDPALPHLFFVDGGALAVENALKVAFDWKSRHNEAHGIDPGLGTRVLHLRGAFHGRSGYTMSLTNTKPVNVARFPTFDWPRIDAPYLRAGADMDALEAESLRQARAAFRAHPNDIACFIAEPIQGEGGDRHFRPEFFAAMRQLCDQHNALLIFDEVQTGCGLTGTPWAYQQLGVQPDVVAFGKKTQVCGIMAGRRVDEVADNVFAVPARLNSTWGGNLADMVRARRILEVIEAEGLFQRAADRGRYLRARLDELANDFPAVVLDPRGRGLMCAFSLPTAADRDELIRQLWQRAVIVLPTGGDGVRFRPALTVSRADIDAAMAAVRDALLAMERA from the coding sequence ATGATCGCCGCTGCGGAATCCGCTGCGCTCGCCGATCGGCAGCTGACACCCGATCGGGTCCCGGAGGTGCTGGCCCGCAGCGTTCTGATGGACGGTTTCGATCTGGTGCTGGATCTGGCGCGCTCGGCCGGCTCGTATCTGGTCGATGCCCGCACCGGCCGGCGCTACCTGGACATGTTCACCTTCGTCGGCTCCGCGGCGCTGGGCATGAACCACCCGGGGCTTGCCGACGACGAAGAATTCCGGGTGGAGCTGCTCCAGGCCGCGCTGAACAAGCCGAGCAATTCCGACGTGCGCTCGGTGGCGATGGCCCGCTTCGTCGACACCTTCGTCCGCGTCCTGGGCGACCCGGCGCTGCCGCATCTGTTCTTCGTCGACGGTGGCGCGCTGGCCGTGGAGAACGCGCTCAAGGTCGCGTTCGACTGGAAGAGCCGGCACAACGAGGCGCACGGCATCGATCCCGGGCTCGGCACGCGGGTGCTGCACCTGCGCGGCGCATTTCACGGCCGCAGCGGCTACACCATGTCGCTGACCAACACCAAGCCGGTCAACGTGGCCCGCTTCCCGACATTCGACTGGCCGCGCATCGACGCGCCCTACCTGCGGGCTGGCGCCGACATGGATGCGCTGGAAGCCGAATCGCTGCGCCAGGCCCGCGCGGCGTTTCGGGCGCACCCCAACGACATCGCGTGCTTCATCGCCGAACCCATCCAAGGGGAAGGCGGCGACCGACACTTCCGGCCCGAGTTCTTCGCCGCGATGCGCCAGCTGTGCGACCAGCACAACGCGCTACTCATCTTCGACGAGGTGCAGACCGGCTGCGGGCTGACCGGAACCCCTTGGGCCTACCAGCAATTGGGTGTCCAACCCGACGTCGTGGCGTTCGGCAAGAAAACGCAGGTCTGCGGAATCATGGCGGGCCGCCGCGTCGACGAGGTCGCCGACAACGTGTTCGCGGTGCCGGCGCGGCTGAATTCGACGTGGGGCGGCAATCTCGCCGACATGGTGCGCGCCCGTCGCATCCTGGAGGTGATCGAAGCCGAGGGGCTGTTCCAGCGTGCCGCCGACCGGGGCCGCTACCTGCGCGCCCGGCTTGACGAGCTCGCCAACGACTTTCCGGCGGTGGTTCTCGACCCTCGCGGCCGCGGCCTGATGTGTGCGTTCAGCCTGCCCACGGCCGCCGACCGCGACGAGTTGATCCGCCAGCTGTGGCAACGGGCGGTGATCGTGCTGCCGACCGGTGGTGACGGCGTGCGGTTCCGCCCGGCACTGACCGTGTCGCGCGCCGACATCGACGCGGCGATGGCCGCGGTCCGGGACGCCTTGCTGGCGATGGAGCGGGCATGA
- a CDS encoding Lrp/AsnC family transcriptional regulator, with amino-acid sequence MGETLDDIDRILVRALVADGRATLAELAASAGLSVSAVQSRVRRLESRGVVAGYSARINPEAVGRSLSAFVAITPLDPSQPDDAPARLEHIEEIESCQSVAGEESYVLVVRVESARALEDLLQRIRTTANVRTRSTIILNTFYRDRQYIPQ; translated from the coding sequence ATGGGCGAGACGCTCGACGACATCGACCGAATCCTGGTGCGCGCGCTGGTGGCCGACGGGCGCGCGACCCTGGCGGAACTGGCCGCCAGCGCCGGTCTGTCGGTCTCGGCCGTCCAGTCACGCGTGCGCAGGCTGGAGTCGCGCGGTGTGGTGGCGGGATATTCGGCGCGGATCAACCCGGAGGCGGTCGGGCGCTCGCTGTCGGCGTTCGTGGCCATCACCCCTCTGGATCCGTCTCAACCCGATGATGCTCCCGCCCGCCTGGAACACATCGAGGAGATCGAGTCGTGCCAATCGGTGGCCGGTGAGGAGAGTTACGTCTTGGTGGTGCGGGTGGAGTCCGCACGCGCGCTGGAGGATTTGTTGCAACGGATTCGGACAACGGCGAACGTGCGTACGCGAAGCACCATCATTCTGAACACTTTTTACAGGGACAGGCAGTATATACCGCAATAA
- the amaB gene encoding L-piperidine-6-carboxylate dehydrogenase, with product MTRTDVLRTRVLDAFGAIGAGVGLGEPGGPGLPASTPITGDVLCTVAQTTADQADHTIADAAQAFSAWRSTPAPVRGALVARLGELLTAHQDDLAALVTVEVGKIGSEARGEVREMIDICQFAVGLSRQLYGRTIASERRGHRLLETWHPLGVVGVITAFNFPVAVWAWNTAIALVCGDPVVWKPSELTPLTGLACQALLARAVADVGAPSAVGGLLLGGRDLGELLADDPRIALLSATGSVRMGARVGPRVARRFGRVLLELGGNNAAIVTPSADLELAVRAVVFAAAGTAGQRCTTLRRLIVHRSVADEVVARVVAAYRRLPIGDPFAPGTLVGPLIHETAYRDMVGALEQARADGGEVIGGERRQHGPPSAYYVAPAVVRMPSQTAIVATETFAPILYVLTYDDLDTAIALNNSVPQGLSSAIFTTDLREAERFLDGSDCGIANVNVGTSGAEIGGAFGGEKQTGGGRESGSDAWKAYMRRATNTVNYSNELPLAQGVQFG from the coding sequence ATGACCCGCACCGATGTGTTACGTACCCGGGTACTCGACGCCTTCGGCGCCATCGGCGCCGGCGTAGGCCTCGGCGAACCGGGCGGGCCCGGCCTGCCCGCCAGCACCCCGATCACCGGCGACGTGCTGTGCACCGTCGCGCAGACCACGGCTGATCAGGCCGACCACACCATCGCCGATGCCGCCCAAGCCTTTTCGGCCTGGCGCAGCACGCCCGCCCCGGTGCGCGGCGCGCTGGTGGCCCGGCTCGGCGAGCTGCTCACCGCCCACCAGGACGATCTCGCCGCGCTGGTCACGGTCGAGGTCGGCAAGATCGGTTCCGAGGCACGCGGCGAGGTGCGGGAAATGATCGACATCTGCCAGTTCGCCGTCGGCCTGTCGCGTCAGCTCTACGGACGAACCATCGCCTCGGAGCGTCGCGGGCATCGGCTGCTGGAGACCTGGCATCCGCTGGGTGTGGTGGGGGTGATCACCGCCTTCAACTTCCCGGTTGCGGTGTGGGCGTGGAACACCGCGATCGCGCTGGTGTGCGGGGACCCGGTGGTATGGAAGCCCTCGGAGCTGACCCCGCTGACCGGCCTGGCCTGCCAGGCGCTGCTGGCCCGTGCCGTCGCCGACGTCGGCGCACCGTCCGCGGTGGGCGGCCTGCTGCTGGGCGGGCGCGACCTGGGCGAGCTGCTGGCCGACGACCCGCGGATCGCGTTGTTGTCGGCGACCGGCTCGGTGCGGATGGGTGCGCGGGTCGGTCCCCGGGTCGCGCGGCGCTTCGGGCGGGTGCTGCTGGAGCTGGGCGGCAACAACGCGGCCATCGTGACCCCGTCGGCCGACCTGGAGCTGGCCGTGCGTGCCGTCGTGTTCGCCGCCGCCGGCACCGCCGGGCAGCGCTGCACCACCCTGCGCCGGCTAATCGTGCACCGCTCGGTGGCCGATGAGGTGGTGGCCCGGGTCGTTGCCGCCTATCGGCGGCTGCCGATCGGCGATCCGTTTGCGCCGGGCACGCTGGTCGGCCCGCTGATCCACGAGACCGCCTACCGCGACATGGTGGGCGCGCTGGAACAGGCCCGCGCCGACGGCGGCGAGGTCATCGGCGGTGAACGCCGGCAGCACGGTCCCCCCAGCGCGTACTACGTCGCGCCCGCCGTCGTGCGGATGCCATCACAGACCGCCATCGTGGCGACCGAAACGTTCGCACCCATCCTCTACGTGCTCACCTACGACGATCTGGACACCGCCATCGCGCTCAATAATAGTGTGCCGCAAGGTCTTTCGTCGGCGATCTTCACCACCGACCTGCGCGAGGCGGAACGCTTCCTGGACGGATCCGATTGCGGTATCGCCAACGTCAATGTCGGCACCTCCGGCGCCGAGATCGGCGGCGCGTTCGGCGGCGAAAAGCAAACCGGCGGCGGCCGCGAGTCCGGTTCGGACGCCTGGAAGGCGTACATGCGCCGGGCCACCAATACCGTCAACTACTCGAACGAACTGCCGCTGGCCCAGGGTGTGCAGTTCGGGTAA
- a CDS encoding TetR/AcrR family transcriptional regulator encodes MAAARRRLSPEDRRAELLALGAEVFGKRPYDEVRIDEIAERAGVSRALMYHYFPDKRAFFAAVVKDEADRLYAATNTRPVGLTMFEEIRTGVLAYMAYHQQNPEAAWAAYVGLGRSDPVLLGIDDEAKNRQMEHIMSRIGEVVSGIPDGNALEPEVERHLRVIIHGWLAFTFEICRQRIMDPTTDAERLADACAHTLLDTIARVPEIPIQLAEAMATARHVPQQ; translated from the coding sequence ATGGCGGCAGCCAGGAGGCGGTTATCCCCCGAGGATCGACGCGCCGAACTGCTAGCCCTGGGGGCGGAAGTTTTCGGCAAGCGACCCTACGACGAGGTTCGTATCGACGAGATCGCGGAGCGGGCCGGGGTATCCCGTGCGCTGATGTACCACTACTTCCCGGACAAGCGAGCGTTTTTCGCCGCGGTCGTCAAGGACGAGGCCGACCGGCTGTACGCGGCCACCAACACCCGGCCGGTCGGCCTGACGATGTTTGAAGAGATCCGCACCGGCGTGTTGGCCTACATGGCGTATCACCAACAGAATCCGGAGGCCGCGTGGGCCGCCTACGTGGGCCTGGGCCGGTCCGACCCGGTGTTGCTCGGCATCGACGACGAAGCCAAGAACCGCCAGATGGAACACATCATGAGCCGCATCGGCGAAGTGGTGAGCGGCATTCCCGACGGCAACGCCTTAGAGCCCGAGGTCGAGCGCCACCTGCGGGTGATCATCCACGGCTGGCTGGCGTTCACCTTCGAAATCTGTCGGCAGCGCATCATGGACCCCACCACCGACGCCGAACGTCTTGCCGACGCCTGCGCGCACACGCTGCTGGACACCATCGCCCGGGTGCCGGAGATTCCCATCCAGCTTGCCGAGGCGATGGCGACCGCCCGGCATGTGCCGCAACAGTAG